A region of Nostoc sp. 'Peltigera membranacea cyanobiont' N6 DNA encodes the following proteins:
- a CDS encoding glycosyltransferase, with amino-acid sequence MPLKYALVHEWLTPKATGGSELVVREILNHIDADLYALIDFESSNRESYLYNRQIGKTFLQNFPSARNGIQKYLPLWPLAIEQLDLRHYDVILSSSHAVAKGILTTPEQMHICYCHSPMRYAWDLTFDYLRSSKLGSGLPGWVTRYLLHRLRQWDVLSANRVDYFIANSQHTSRRIWRCYRREATVIYPPVNIAEFPFLSEKEDFYLTVSRLVSYKQISLIVKAFNQLKRPLVVIGTGDEMNKIREMANSNIQILGWQPDNVVKKYMSRAKAFVYAACEDFGIALVEAQACGTPVIAYGAGGALETVRDIRSCVDTGTGIFFQTQTEAALVEAVEKFEVYEGSFSSEYMRSHAAQFSPQIFADRYLNFVNKCNEKDRFRNDGLG; translated from the coding sequence GTGCCCTTGAAATATGCTCTCGTTCATGAGTGGCTGACACCCAAAGCCACCGGTGGTTCAGAACTCGTTGTCCGAGAAATTTTGAATCACATTGATGCTGATTTGTATGCTCTGATCGATTTTGAATCCAGCAATAGAGAAAGTTATTTATATAACCGTCAGATTGGCAAGACGTTTCTCCAGAACTTTCCATCTGCCCGCAACGGTATACAAAAATACTTGCCTTTGTGGCCCTTGGCAATCGAACAACTTGATTTGCGGCATTATGACGTAATTCTGTCTTCATCTCACGCTGTTGCCAAAGGAATCCTGACCACTCCCGAACAGATGCATATTTGCTACTGTCACAGCCCTATGCGCTACGCCTGGGACTTGACTTTTGATTATCTGCGCTCCAGCAAACTGGGTAGTGGCTTACCTGGGTGGGTGACGCGATATTTATTACATCGTTTGCGCCAGTGGGATGTATTGAGTGCCAATCGCGTTGATTACTTCATTGCTAACTCGCAACATACATCTCGGCGGATTTGGCGTTGCTATCGACGAGAAGCAACAGTCATTTACCCACCAGTGAATATTGCGGAATTTCCGTTTCTGTCTGAGAAAGAGGACTTTTACCTGACAGTTTCCCGCTTAGTGAGTTACAAGCAAATATCGCTGATTGTCAAGGCTTTTAATCAACTAAAACGACCATTAGTAGTCATTGGTACAGGAGATGAAATGAACAAGATTCGCGAGATGGCAAACTCTAATATCCAAATACTCGGATGGCAACCCGATAATGTGGTAAAAAAATATATGTCTAGGGCTAAGGCGTTTGTGTATGCAGCTTGTGAAGATTTTGGGATTGCCCTAGTGGAAGCACAAGCCTGCGGCACGCCAGTAATTGCCTACGGTGCAGGGGGGGCACTCGAAACAGTGCGAGATATCCGCTCTTGTGTGGATACAGGGACAGGTATATTTTTCCAGACGCAAACCGAGGCGGCTTTAGTGGAGGCAGTAGAAAAGTTTGAAGTATATGAGGGTTCGTTCAGTTCCGAGTATATGCGATCGCACGCCGCGCAGTTTTCACCGCAAATCTTTGCAGATCGTTATCTAAATTTTGTAAACAAATGCAACGAAAAAGACCGTTTTCGGAATGATGGTCTTGGTTAA
- a CDS encoding SMI1/KNR4 family protein, which translates to MNDRENIQQYFRNLLEIIENQRPGYIALLKEGLLDDEIQNSITTHPIPEGLMAIYSCVKGYDLEIPKNFDFPTYLLPGYDLIQIDKVDSVINRLQNVHKNPDCWGWQPDMIPFLYGSGGDYYCVRTLSDDRSVVWTPKDDVLYIICQNIKDFILIVTECYKKEMLIFWMKIDIWNVIMI; encoded by the coding sequence ATGAACGATCGCGAAAATATTCAACAATATTTCAGAAATCTCCTAGAAATTATTGAAAATCAAAGACCTGGATATATCGCTCTTTTAAAAGAAGGTTTACTCGATGATGAAATTCAGAATAGCATTACAACTCATCCCATTCCTGAAGGTTTAATGGCTATATATTCATGTGTTAAAGGATATGATTTGGAAATTCCTAAAAATTTTGATTTCCCTACATACTTACTTCCTGGATACGATTTAATCCAAATTGATAAAGTAGATAGTGTTATAAATCGTTTGCAGAACGTACATAAAAATCCAGACTGTTGGGGATGGCAACCAGATATGATTCCTTTTTTATACGGTAGCGGAGGTGATTACTATTGCGTCAGAACTTTGTCAGACGATCGATCAGTTGTATGGACTCCTAAAGATGATGTCTTATATATAATTTGTCAAAATATTAAAGATTTTATTTTAATAGTTACGGAATGCTATAAAAAAGAAATGCTTATTTTCTGGATGAAGATAGATATCTGGAATGTAATTATGATTTAG
- a CDS encoding DEAD/DEAH box helicase, with amino-acid sequence MSDAFSRLAPFIQEYIYHHQWTELRPVQIAACEVIFDTDAHLLVTAATAAGKTEAAFLPILTLLHANPATTIGALYISPIKALINDQFERLNDLLKEADIPVWHWHGDVSQSRKNKLLKNPQGILQITPESLESLLINKNNDLLRLFGDLRFVIIDEIHAFMGSDRGCQIICQLQRLARLTQRQPRRIGLSATLGDYSIAEDWLRSGTDKSVITPQTDGIKRQIKLAVEHFYITDEIDESEATDYEQYIFNLSKSRKCLIFANNRTQTESVIASLRQIATKQGLPDIYHVHHGSISASLRQAAENAMREPNNPAVTAATLTLELGIDIGHLERVIQLESPLSVASFLQRLGRSGRRGEAADMRFVCAEEKPLSEASLPEQIPWQLLQSIAIIQLYLEEKWIEPIRPIKYPLSLLYHQTMSILTATGELSPNALAKQIFSLPPFAAISKEDFQLLLRYLIDIGHIQHTEQGKLILGLAGERIVRKFQFYAVFAEQQEYIVKQGATEIGSIVTPPAVGNQFALAGRSWEVVEVDFKKKAIFVKQAEGKASIYWRGSGGTIHTKVLQRMQQVLFENIEYSYLQKNALQRLHQVRQLVQQVGLDKQNILQLEKGKCYIFPWMGTVAYRTLERLLNSYCRESLEIISIGGLNPYYFTIKLGKGKFKSLYHEIASLCEQRITPEDLLSTSEAPEIQKYDRFIPHPLLRKAFASDYLDMRELQQQVALWRE; translated from the coding sequence ATGAGCGATGCTTTTAGCCGACTTGCCCCCTTCATCCAAGAATATATTTATCATCATCAGTGGACTGAATTACGACCAGTCCAAATTGCCGCTTGTGAAGTTATATTTGACACCGATGCTCATTTATTAGTTACTGCTGCAACTGCTGCAGGTAAAACAGAAGCAGCCTTCCTACCAATTTTGACTTTATTACATGCCAACCCTGCCACAACTATAGGCGCATTATATATTAGTCCAATCAAAGCTTTAATTAACGATCAATTTGAGCGCCTCAACGACTTACTCAAAGAAGCAGATATTCCAGTATGGCACTGGCACGGTGATGTTTCTCAAAGTCGAAAAAACAAACTTTTAAAGAATCCTCAAGGAATTCTCCAAATTACACCAGAATCTCTAGAAAGTTTGTTAATCAACAAAAATAACGACCTACTCCGCTTATTTGGTGACTTAAGATTTGTCATTATTGATGAAATTCACGCCTTTATGGGAAGCGATCGCGGTTGTCAAATTATTTGCCAATTACAACGTTTAGCAAGGTTGACGCAAAGACAACCACGCCGGATTGGTTTATCGGCAACTCTTGGTGATTATTCAATAGCTGAAGATTGGTTGCGTTCAGGAACAGATAAATCAGTGATTACACCACAAACCGATGGAATAAAACGCCAAATAAAATTAGCTGTAGAACATTTTTATATTACTGACGAAATAGATGAATCAGAGGCGACAGATTATGAACAATATATTTTCAACCTCAGCAAATCTCGGAAATGCCTAATATTTGCTAATAATCGCACGCAGACTGAATCTGTAATAGCATCTTTGCGACAAATTGCCACAAAACAAGGACTACCAGATATATATCATGTGCATCATGGAAGTATATCTGCTAGCTTGCGGCAAGCTGCTGAAAATGCCATGCGTGAACCCAACAATCCAGCAGTTACTGCTGCCACTCTAACTTTAGAATTAGGTATAGATATTGGTCATTTAGAGCGAGTTATTCAGTTAGAATCACCCTTGTCTGTAGCTAGCTTTTTACAGCGCTTAGGACGTAGTGGTAGAAGGGGTGAAGCTGCCGATATGCGCTTTGTCTGTGCTGAAGAGAAACCATTATCAGAAGCTTCTCTACCAGAACAAATACCCTGGCAACTGTTGCAGTCTATCGCTATTATTCAACTTTATTTAGAGGAGAAATGGATTGAACCAATCAGACCGATTAAATATCCTTTGAGTTTGCTTTATCACCAAACAATGAGTATTTTAACAGCAACAGGAGAACTTTCGCCTAATGCCTTAGCTAAACAAATTTTTAGCTTACCGCCTTTTGCTGCTATTTCCAAAGAAGATTTCCAATTATTGCTCCGCTATTTAATTGATATTGGTCATATTCAGCATACTGAACAAGGTAAATTAATCCTGGGTTTGGCAGGAGAAAGGATTGTGAGGAAGTTTCAGTTTTATGCTGTCTTTGCTGAACAGCAAGAATATATTGTTAAGCAAGGTGCAACAGAAATTGGCAGTATAGTTACGCCGCCTGCTGTTGGCAATCAATTTGCTTTAGCTGGCAGAAGTTGGGAAGTTGTAGAAGTTGACTTTAAAAAGAAGGCTATTTTTGTAAAACAAGCCGAGGGCAAAGCTAGTATTTATTGGCGTGGAAGTGGTGGCACTATTCATACCAAAGTTTTACAACGAATGCAACAGGTTCTATTTGAAAATATCGAGTATAGCTATTTGCAAAAAAATGCTTTACAACGTTTACATCAAGTTCGCCAATTAGTGCAACAGGTTGGATTAGATAAACAAAATATCTTACAATTGGAAAAAGGTAAATGCTATATTTTTCCCTGGATGGGTACGGTTGCTTATCGCACTTTAGAAAGATTACTCAACTCCTACTGTCGAGAATCGTTGGAAATTATCAGTATTGGCGGATTAAATCCCTATTATTTCACAATTAAATTAGGCAAGGGTAAATTTAAATCTCTTTATCATGAAATTGCTTCATTGTGCGAACAAAGAATTACCCCAGAAGATTTACTCAGTACTTCAGAAGCACCAGAAATTCAAAAGTACGATCGATTTATTCCTCATCCACTTTTACGAAAAGCTTTTGCTAGCGATTATTTAGATATGAGAGAACTCCAACAGCAAGTGGCATTGTGGAGAGAATAG
- a CDS encoding sugar transferase: protein MTAQSSLLSGKRGVRQDTRASTRTFLKRGQKIKTPKVKPKGLSFQGLNGEFAKRLFDIVFSLSVLILFFPVYLILTLLIAFSSEGPIFYVQERVGKNYKAFNCIKFRTMVSNADEILMQMMETSPELRQEFESSFKLKQDPRITKIGRFLRITSLDEFPQFWNVLKGDMSVVGPRPLVAEELPKYGCHIDEILTIRPGITGLWQVSGRNDIPYPRRVQIDLHYVKFRNFWLDLWIILKTVDVVILPKNNGAY from the coding sequence ATGACTGCCCAGAGCTCACTCCTCTCCGGCAAGCGAGGCGTACGGCAAGACACTAGAGCGTCTACGCGTACTTTCTTAAAACGCGGTCAAAAAATAAAAACGCCGAAAGTTAAGCCCAAAGGTTTATCTTTTCAGGGTTTAAACGGAGAGTTTGCCAAACGACTGTTCGATATAGTGTTTTCGCTGTCGGTATTAATTTTGTTCTTTCCCGTCTACTTAATTTTGACCTTGCTGATTGCCTTTAGCTCAGAAGGCCCAATTTTTTATGTCCAGGAACGGGTAGGGAAAAATTACAAAGCGTTTAATTGTATTAAATTCCGAACAATGGTAAGCAATGCGGACGAAATCCTCATGCAAATGATGGAAACATCGCCCGAATTACGACAAGAATTTGAGAGCAGTTTTAAGCTGAAACAAGACCCCCGGATTACCAAAATTGGTCGATTTTTGCGAATTACTAGCTTAGACGAATTTCCCCAGTTCTGGAACGTTTTAAAAGGGGATATGAGTGTAGTCGGCCCCAGACCCTTGGTAGCAGAAGAACTGCCAAAATACGGTTGTCACATTGATGAGATTTTAACAATCCGTCCAGGAATTACTGGTTTGTGGCAGGTATCTGGGCGTAATGATATTCCCTATCCTCGGCGAGTCCAAATAGACCTGCATTATGTCAAATTTAGGAATTTCTGGCTTGATTTATGGATCATCTTGAAAACTGTTGATGTGGTAATTCTACCAAAAAACAACGGGGCATACTGA
- a CDS encoding 5-formyltetrahydrofolate cyclo-ligase has protein sequence MDKVDRPLNKAELRRTLLKTRQSMSVGEWREKSDRLCSHLQNSTLFTQAKTILAYFSFRQEPDLSPLFANTKYRWGFPRCVDKSLCWHIWTPGDSIQSGAYGITEPHRDAPILDAAEVDLILVPSVACDYQGYRLGYGGGYYDRLLSLPQWQTKPTIGIIFDFAYLSQIPIESWDKPLQAVSTETGLTRKG, from the coding sequence ATGGACAAAGTTGATCGTCCACTCAATAAAGCAGAACTACGCCGCACTCTACTTAAAACACGCCAATCAATGTCCGTTGGAGAATGGAGAGAAAAAAGCGATCGCTTATGCTCTCATTTACAAAACTCTACTTTATTCACCCAAGCAAAAACAATCCTTGCTTATTTTAGCTTTCGCCAAGAACCTGACCTCAGTCCACTATTTGCAAACACCAAATATCGTTGGGGATTTCCTCGTTGCGTTGATAAATCCTTGTGTTGGCATATTTGGACACCTGGCGATTCTATCCAAAGTGGCGCTTATGGCATTACTGAACCACACCGCGACGCTCCAATCTTAGATGCTGCTGAAGTAGATTTGATTCTCGTCCCTAGTGTAGCTTGCGACTACCAAGGATATCGCTTGGGTTATGGCGGGGGATATTACGATCGCTTGCTCAGTTTACCGCAGTGGCAGACAAAACCGACTATCGGAATTATCTTTGATTTCGCCTATTTGTCTCAAATACCTATTGAATCTTGGGATAAACCACTACAAGCTGTTTCTACAGAAACCGGATTGACTAGGAAAGGCTAA
- a CDS encoding Uma2 family endonuclease translates to MYQTDPPRPPKETLPTMYDLPSEYPEDSGLPDEFHLFQPQLLRETFCPPNYPAEEVFVASDLNLYYDLRHTLWYKRPDWFAAVGVSRLYEQQNLRLSYVIWQEGVAPFVVVELLSPGTEKEDLGQTLREINQPPTKWEVYERILRIPYYIVFDRYTDKLQVFQLVADSYSELDLSTPRVWMPGLELGLGLWQGSYQQIERLWLRWYDASGNWLPTPLERESQRANRLAAQLRELGVNPDEL, encoded by the coding sequence ATGTACCAAACAGACCCGCCGCGCCCTCCAAAAGAAACTCTACCTACAATGTACGATCTTCCCAGTGAATACCCGGAGGACTCTGGTTTGCCTGACGAATTTCACCTTTTTCAGCCCCAACTTCTGCGCGAAACCTTCTGTCCACCTAACTATCCAGCAGAGGAGGTATTTGTTGCCAGTGACTTAAACCTTTATTACGACCTCCGGCATACACTATGGTACAAACGCCCGGACTGGTTTGCTGCTGTGGGAGTTTCGCGTCTCTACGAACAGCAAAACTTGCGTCTGAGTTACGTGATCTGGCAAGAAGGGGTTGCTCCTTTTGTAGTGGTAGAATTACTTTCTCCTGGCACTGAAAAAGAAGACTTAGGACAAACTCTACGGGAGATTAACCAACCACCAACCAAATGGGAAGTTTATGAGAGGATCTTACGAATTCCTTACTACATTGTGTTTGACCGCTACACTGACAAACTCCAAGTATTCCAATTAGTTGCAGATAGTTACAGCGAATTGGACTTGAGTACTCCAAGGGTATGGATGCCGGGTTTGGAACTCGGCTTAGGACTTTGGCAAGGTTCTTACCAACAAATTGAGCGATTATGGCTACGTTGGTATGATGCATCCGGGAATTGGCTTCCCACACCGCTAGAACGAGAAAGTCAACGTGCTAACAGATTAGCAGCACAGCTGCGAGAGTTAGGCGTTAACCCTGATGAGTTATGA
- the gmd gene encoding GDP-mannose 4,6-dehydratase, translating to MTQQKRALITGITGQDGSYLSEFLLEKGYEVHGIIRRTSTFNTDRIDHIYEDPHKDGVRLFLHYGDLTDGTTLRRILEEVKPVEIYNLGAQSHVRVSFDSPEYTVDAVGMGTLRLLEAIRDYQHRTGIQVRFYQAGSSEMYGLVQAVPQAETTPFYPRSPYACAKVYAHWQTVNYRESYNLFACNGILFNHESPRRGETFVTRKITRAVAGIVAGKQKKIYMGNLDSKRDWGYAKDYVKAMWLMLQEDQPDDFVISTGETHSVREFLELAFSYVNLNWQDYVEFDERYLRPSEVDLLIGDSTKARQKLGWKTSVTFEELVSLMVEADLQALGHTSPNGNGSQFPHDIATVRQELGALHF from the coding sequence ATGACGCAACAGAAGCGAGCGTTGATTACTGGTATCACTGGTCAAGACGGTTCATATTTGAGTGAGTTTTTACTAGAAAAAGGTTATGAGGTTCATGGAATTATTCGCCGAACTTCTACCTTCAACACAGACCGCATCGATCACATTTATGAAGACCCCCACAAAGACGGGGTGCGGTTGTTTCTTCACTACGGTGACTTGACAGATGGTACAACGTTGCGGCGTATTTTAGAAGAAGTCAAACCAGTAGAGATTTACAACCTCGGTGCTCAATCCCATGTCAGAGTAAGCTTTGATTCACCAGAATATACGGTGGATGCTGTAGGAATGGGAACGCTGCGTCTGTTGGAAGCAATTCGAGACTACCAACACCGAACTGGAATTCAGGTGCGATTTTACCAGGCGGGTTCTTCAGAGATGTACGGTTTAGTACAAGCAGTACCTCAAGCTGAGACAACGCCCTTTTATCCTCGCAGTCCCTATGCCTGTGCGAAAGTTTACGCCCATTGGCAAACTGTAAATTATCGTGAGTCTTATAATTTATTTGCTTGTAACGGTATACTTTTTAACCACGAGTCACCAAGACGGGGTGAAACCTTTGTAACCCGCAAAATTACTAGAGCTGTGGCTGGTATAGTTGCTGGTAAGCAGAAAAAGATTTACATGGGTAATCTAGATTCCAAGCGGGATTGGGGCTATGCAAAAGATTACGTGAAAGCAATGTGGTTGATGTTGCAGGAAGACCAACCTGACGATTTCGTAATTTCTACTGGTGAAACCCACTCGGTGCGGGAGTTTTTGGAATTGGCATTTAGTTATGTAAATCTTAATTGGCAAGATTATGTAGAGTTTGATGAGCGTTACCTCCGTCCATCTGAGGTAGATTTACTGATTGGCGATTCTACAAAAGCACGCCAGAAGTTGGGCTGGAAAACATCAGTAACCTTTGAAGAACTAGTTTCCTTAATGGTAGAAGCAGACTTACAGGCATTGGGTCACACTTCACCCAATGGAAATGGTTCGCAATTTCCACATGATATTGCTACTGTTCGTCAAGAACTGGGCGCTTTGCACTTCTGA
- a CDS encoding SMP-30/gluconolactonase/LRE family protein, with protein MGQYPLHNVLEARARLGEGPMWDSTRKLLYWVDIYNHRVHQFNPATGENDFFDVGDVVGAIATAGKDKLIMLLRHHLAFLNTQTGEVTPILEIEGNLPDNRLNDGKYDPQGRFWFGSMCSLEKPQASLYCYETDGSLHVMETGLTISNGLGWSPDRKTFYLTDSPQQKIYAYDFNSVTGNITNRRIFVDLTHESFYPDGLTIDSEGHIWSAMWGGWCVIRFNPRGEEILRIKLPVQLPTSCAFGGDDLRTLYITTASVGLSQAEIDKSFYSGDLFALQTDVTGLPAYNFSELK; from the coding sequence ATGGGACAATATCCACTCCACAATGTTCTAGAAGCTCGTGCCCGCTTGGGTGAAGGGCCAATGTGGGATTCTACCCGGAAACTACTGTACTGGGTCGATATTTATAACCATCGGGTGCATCAGTTCAATCCTGCTACGGGGGAAAATGACTTTTTTGATGTGGGAGATGTGGTAGGTGCGATCGCAACAGCAGGTAAAGATAAACTAATTATGTTGCTGCGTCATCACCTAGCATTTCTCAACACCCAAACAGGTGAAGTTACCCCCATTTTGGAAATTGAAGGAAATTTGCCAGATAATCGTCTCAATGATGGTAAATATGACCCTCAAGGACGTTTCTGGTTCGGCTCAATGTGTTCTTTGGAGAAACCCCAGGCTAGCCTCTATTGCTATGAAACTGACGGTTCATTGCATGTAATGGAAACAGGATTGACTATCTCTAATGGTCTGGGGTGGAGTCCCGATCGAAAAACATTTTACTTAACAGACTCTCCTCAGCAAAAAATATATGCATACGACTTTAATTCCGTAACAGGAAACATTACTAATCGTCGGATTTTTGTTGATTTAACTCATGAATCCTTCTACCCAGATGGTTTGACAATAGACAGTGAAGGACATATTTGGTCAGCTATGTGGGGTGGATGGTGTGTGATTCGTTTCAACCCCAGAGGGGAAGAGATATTGCGGATAAAACTACCTGTGCAATTGCCAACTAGCTGCGCTTTTGGGGGCGACGATTTGCGAACACTTTACATTACCACTGCTTCAGTTGGACTCAGCCAAGCAGAAATCGATAAAAGTTTCTACTCTGGTGATTTATTTGCTCTCCAAACTGATGTTACTGGATTACCTGCTTATAATTTTTCAGAGTTAAAATAG
- a CDS encoding NAD-dependent epimerase/dehydratase family protein: MRILIMGGTRFIGVYLTQLLVEQGHEVVLFNRGNRTVPSLQGVGQIIGDRTDPTQLKAKLSQENFDVIFDNNGRELTDTQPLAEIFQGRVQHFIYMSSAGVYLKSDQLPHVEGDLVDPKSRHKGKHETEAYLTQLGLPFSSIRPTYIYGPRNYNELEGWFFDRIVRDRPIPIPGNGLHITQLGHVKDLAKALTQVLGNQQAIGQIYNISGDRFVTFDGLARASAVAAGKSPDAVKIVHYDPKKFDFGKRKAFPMRVQHFFASVHKAQTELNWQPEYDLISGLQDSLENDYLANAKDKADVDFSVDEEILQAL, from the coding sequence ATGCGAATTCTAATTATGGGTGGTACTCGGTTCATTGGTGTCTATTTGACTCAATTACTAGTGGAACAAGGACATGAGGTAGTGCTGTTCAATCGGGGAAATCGGACAGTACCTTCTTTACAGGGAGTAGGACAAATTATAGGCGATCGCACTGACCCTACCCAATTAAAGGCAAAGTTATCACAAGAAAACTTTGATGTCATTTTTGACAATAATGGCCGGGAACTTACTGATACTCAACCACTTGCAGAGATTTTTCAAGGGCGAGTGCAACATTTTATATATATGAGTTCTGCGGGAGTGTATCTCAAATCCGATCAACTACCCCATGTCGAAGGAGATTTAGTAGATCCCAAAAGTCGCCATAAGGGTAAACATGAAACAGAAGCTTATCTGACTCAATTGGGATTGCCCTTTAGCTCTATTCGTCCTACTTATATTTACGGGCCTCGTAATTATAATGAGTTGGAAGGCTGGTTTTTTGACAGAATTGTGCGCGATCGCCCCATTCCTATCCCCGGAAATGGCTTGCACATTACGCAGCTAGGGCATGTAAAAGACTTGGCAAAAGCTTTGACTCAGGTTTTGGGTAATCAACAGGCCATAGGACAGATTTATAATATATCTGGCGATCGCTTTGTCACTTTTGATGGTTTAGCCCGTGCTAGTGCTGTAGCGGCTGGCAAATCGCCCGATGCAGTAAAAATCGTCCATTACGACCCGAAAAAGTTTGATTTTGGCAAACGTAAAGCTTTTCCGATGCGGGTGCAGCATTTCTTTGCTTCGGTGCATAAAGCGCAAACAGAATTAAACTGGCAGCCTGAATATGATTTGATTTCTGGGTTGCAAGACTCTTTGGAAAATGATTATTTAGCTAATGCAAAAGACAAAGCTGATGTTGATTTTTCTGTAGATGAGGAGATTTTACAAGCGTTGTGA
- a CDS encoding GDP-L-fucose synthase family protein, producing MTALELKNQRILVTGGSGFLGRQVIDQLCKAGADREKITIVRSRDCDLRVWENSQRAVDQQDIIIHLAAHVGGIGLNREKPAELFYDNLIMGTHLIHAAYQAGVEKFVCVGTICAYPKFTPVPFKEDDLWNGYPEETNAPYGIAKKALLVQLQSYRQQYGFNGIYLLPVNLYGPEDNFDPGSSHVIPALIRKVHEAQIKGEKQLPVWGDGSPTREFLYSEDAARGIVMGTQSYNDLEPVNLGTGYEISILDLITIICKLMEFKGEIVWQTDKPNGQPRRCLDTERANLAFNFTAQVGFEEGLKNTIEWYRQHAA from the coding sequence ATGACCGCCTTAGAACTAAAAAATCAACGAATTCTCGTCACTGGTGGGTCGGGGTTTCTAGGTCGTCAGGTGATAGATCAACTGTGTAAAGCAGGGGCCGATCGTGAGAAGATTACAATAGTGCGATCGCGCGACTGCGATTTGCGTGTTTGGGAAAATAGCCAACGCGCAGTTGACCAGCAAGACATAATTATTCACTTAGCAGCTCATGTGGGTGGCATCGGTCTAAACCGCGAAAAACCCGCAGAGTTGTTCTACGATAACTTGATCATGGGTACGCACCTCATTCACGCTGCCTATCAAGCTGGAGTAGAAAAATTTGTTTGTGTTGGCACAATCTGCGCCTATCCTAAATTTACCCCAGTGCCATTTAAAGAAGACGATCTTTGGAATGGCTACCCAGAAGAAACCAACGCTCCCTACGGAATTGCTAAAAAAGCGCTTTTAGTTCAATTGCAATCTTACCGCCAGCAGTACGGTTTTAATGGAATTTACCTACTGCCAGTGAATTTATATGGCCCAGAAGATAACTTTGACCCTGGAAGTTCCCACGTTATTCCAGCCTTAATTCGCAAAGTTCACGAAGCCCAAATTAAGGGCGAAAAGCAACTCCCAGTTTGGGGTGATGGCAGTCCTACCCGTGAGTTTCTGTATTCAGAAGATGCAGCGAGGGGAATTGTTATGGGGACTCAATCCTATAACGACTTGGAACCAGTTAACTTGGGAACGGGTTACGAAATCTCCATCCTTGATTTAATAACTATAATCTGCAAATTGATGGAGTTTAAGGGTGAAATTGTTTGGCAAACTGACAAGCCTAATGGTCAACCCCGCCGTTGTTTGGATACTGAACGGGCGAATCTTGCCTTTAATTTCACGGCTCAGGTGGGCTTTGAGGAAGGGTTAAAGAATACCATTGAGTGGTATCGTCAACACGCTGCATAA